The stretch of DNA TCTATGGGTGACACTGTGGATGTCCTAGGTGATATGATAGGTCACTCTTATTTCATACACATTTTAGTTCAAAATGGGTCATACCCAGGCATCAGCCCCACTTGTTTTCTCTGACAATATTTGCAGATATGCATGCTGGTCCCTCACTGCACATCCTGGAGCCTTTGGAAGTGAGTGAGAAGATAAGTAGTGAAATCCCTTGGATGggggtttaaatcccagctcagccacttacAAGCCACGTGGATAAGGGGCTAAGTCTAACCTTTGGATATACCCCATGTGGTTGTCGTGGGACCATAAAAGAAAAGGTATGAAAACATCTGCAGAGAGCCTGGTCTGTGCCACATGATCAACaagtgggagtctgcttttcttacCGTGACCTGCTCACAAATGCCCATTGTCAAGAGGCTCTGCAGGAGATCTAGGAAGGGGATTGCAGGCCTCTCCCAATCTAGGAAGGGGTGATTTTATAGCATCATGGACCCTGTCTCAGCATGAAGAAGGCGCTCTTACTGGTAGTACAAAGATGTTACCTGTAACAGCTCATCGATAGCTGTCAGCATGTTTTGATCCAGAAAGATCTGCCTCTTGGGATCCATTAAAAGCTTTGCGTTCATGGCCTTGAATTCCATCTGGTACATCTTCAAGTCCTCATAGATGCTGCTAAGGCACAGGACCTAAGTGATATGacaaaagagggaagaaacaaTTGAGATGGCTTAAAATGTTTCCCCCGCATTGCATTTGAGGAAAGAAAGAGTTTTGTGTCTTACCGTCATAAAAGAGGCCTTTCCAGAGGCCAGGCAACTCCcgttctagaagaaaaaataatgagacatCAATGATATGAATTCATCATATGGGctgaaacttttaattttctgactTACAGTTATCAAAGAGACCTCTCTGGAAGCCAGGCAACTCTCAttctagagacaaaaaaaaaaaaaaaaaaatcacatcaacgGTATCAATTCTTAACATACACTTTTCCTGACTTTTCCCAAacgtatctttttttaaaattatggttaaaaaaaaagcacataccataaaatttaccattttaactactCTTAAGTATACAGTTAATAGTATTAAGCAcatccacattgttgtaaaagacatttttttttttcttttttttttatttatgatagtcacagagagagagagagagaggcagagacacaggcagagggaggagcgggctccatgcaccaggagcccaacgtgggactcgaacccgggtctccaggattgtgccctgggccaaaggcaggcgccaaaccgctgtgccacccataTCCCcacatatttgttttatatatatattttcaaatctaaCTTCTGAAGTGGGAACCTGTTAAAATCTCATGATGATGGAGACCAGAAACATGTACAGTTTTGGAAGAAGATGAGGTTTGGTGCATAGCTCTTAATTGTATTACATGCTCTGGGAAGAAAATCATCTATACCATGGTTAATTCCAGTGGTAAGCAGGCCTCCACTGTGCTGGTTTTATCCTTTGTGATATCTTCATGATCAATCTCTTCGGAAGTGCAGGAATATAATTCTAGAGTTTGTCTGGCCtgtaaaaaacataaagaataactcagtttataatattaataagGCACCTGGCTTCAGATGAGGCTGGCACTGCAGGGTGCCAGCAAAGAGAGAGCTGGCTGCCCCTGACATCTATCTCTTTGACCTGTAGGAAATTTGAGATCTTCATAAGACAAAAGGAAACAGGTTatttacattctttctctctccctcctttccctttgcttAGAACATGTTTCTCTGGATGATATGTTTTTCCATTATGTAAACACTATAAATCATTTCAACAGGCTATGCTAATCAGCATCTATGCCACACTGTGACACTTGCTTCTGGTGAAAACAGTTTTTTCATTTTGCCAAAGCACCAGTGTTTTATGAATATCCTTTTAAAGTATAACTTCTAAAGGCAGAACTGTTAAGGTCACAACTTGATGCATATAACAAACATGTAGCCCTAAAGATGAGTGGAGATTTAGTTCGCAGTATACGtacacacacagccacacacaaaGGTATCATCTTCTAAACATGCTGGAAAGCATCGTTGAACATATTTAGGAAATTTCTCTAAAAAGTCAGTAAATTTGACTGAAGATTGAAATCACTTCATGCCATTCATTCATCAAGCCTAAGGTGTGTGAGTAGTTGTTCCTCTTATGATATGTGGCTTCGCTTTCCCTGGTTTCAGTTATGTGACAGCAACTGTGCTCTGGAAGGAGATGATCCTCCTTCCAATGCGTAGTCAAATGGTTACTGGTAGCCTAATGCTATACGTCACAATGCCTGGGTCATTCACTTCATTTCATCACATgggtattttatcatttcacatcacATAAATAAAGAAGGGTGAATACAGTAAGATATTTAGAGAGCACATTCACATAACATATTGTTAAAACACAATATAGGCTTCAGTACTGGCTGCAGCTTCAGAAGTCCACTGGGGGTCTCAGAAAGTATCCCCCTTGGATAAGGGGGGACTTACTGTACTAAGGAAGAGGACCATTATCTCCTGCTCCCTTCCCAGATTCCAGGAAAGAGACAGGAAAGTGCCTAAACGACTAGGAGTCATGTCAGCGGGTGAGAAGTACTGAGAGGGGTATGACGGCTCACCAGAGATGGGACATCTGCATTAAGAGGAGGAGAAGCTCgataggcagaggagagagaaattcaggcagagggaacacatGACCCATAATGAAGGCTTGAGATGCAGAACATGTTTGGAAACAAGTAGTAAAACCTCTGTCTGTGGTAGGCAGCATAATGCCCCATGCCTCCACCCTGCCATCCACTTCCTGATCCCTGGAATGTGAGAATGTGTTCCCCCGCCAAGGGGAATTAGGGTTGCTGATGAAATGAAGGTCattaatcagctgaccttaaataGGGAGgttatcttggattatctgggtgggtccAATATAATTGCTGAGTCATTATAaatggaaggaggcaggagagtcAATGTCAGAGCAATGCAGCATGAAGAAGACTGAGTTGACCAttactggctttgaagatggaagggggCCATACACCAAGGAATGTGGGCTgcccccagaagctggaagaggcaagaaaatggattctcccctagagtcCCCAAAAAGGGACACAACTCTGTTCACACCTGGATTCTAGCCTATTTCAGATTTCTGAACTCCAgagctgtaagataataaattgttgtttaaagccactttcattgtggtaatttgttacagcagcagcaacaggaaTAATGTATAAGAGAAACTATACACTCTTCCTGGAGGTGTTCACACACACGTGGGCAGCCACTATACTGAGCAGGTGGTATGGAGTTAAATTTGGAAATACGGGCCCTCCATTGTAGTTCTTCTGATCTTTTCTAGAGAAGCCAGAAATTTGGATTCTTATATGAAAGGTCTACTTTTTCAATGGCATCAAAcccaaaatcaaaataaaagaaaatagataggCCAAACTACAAATCTGTGGGTTGTGAATTGCATGCATTTGCCACCTCTTTTTTCAGATCATTTGTTCTAGCAAATTTGACAAaggaatgatagaaaaaaatatcaaattgcaTGCTGTAATCTTTTGACTTTTAGTGTTGTACTTGAGGACCAGAGTTAGCTTCATCACATAAAgcctctatttttatattatttttaaaaatatgttatttatttattcttgagagacacagagagagacagagacacaggcaggaggtgaagcaggctccctgcggggagcctgatgtgggactccatcccaggactctgggataaattatgccctgagccaaaggcaggtgctctaccagtgagccacccaggtgcccctaaagcctCTATTTAAATTGCAGCTCctaaattttatccattttgaaacCTTCTTCAGAAGTCAAAGGACTTTGCAGTTTTCACTTGGTGAGCTGCCTTTTTAATTAAGATTGACTAAACTATGAGGAGCAATTGGCAGCACATTGTGCAAGATTAGAAggtgaaaagaattttttaagaagGCCTTGTGGTATTGAGCTTATTTTAAGATACCCATAAAACAACAAGCTAGAAAATATTCAGGAAAGATTCACTAGAGAACAGGAAGGCAAAAGACAGCTTTTAAAACATCAGTCTTTGGCTGTTCCAGAGAGCTATAGGTACAGAAgcacttttaaaaggaaaaaagaaaaagaatttttttgcattaaaatatgaaacctaaaaaaatgaatgaaactgtaAATAATATTAGACAACAATCTCCCTAGAAAATGAAGGCTTGAGACACACTGTCACAGGCCCCCTGAAATGTGTTGCTCAAAGAATTGCATCAGCACATCAGAAACTGATGAGCAGTGTGAGGGGCGAGACTAATTCATCGTTGTAGCCCCTAGAGCACAGAGGCAGCACCTAATAACGGTTTCCTGGATTGATAAGTGTGTCAGAGAAACAGTGTAGGCCTGACACAATTCCATCTCTGTTGGCAGGCTACAGGGAACACTGTAAACATCCACTTTCCTCTGTGTAGACATAGCCACAATGAATGCCATTATAATTTATTACCACTCTTGGTTTCTCTGGAGACACAATTTCATTGAGACTTGTTGGCTAATAGTTGGGCCCACTGTAAagttccctctccccctcttgaCAGCTCCTGATTAACGCCCTAAGTTTCTCTGCAATTCTTTCAGGTGAGGGAGGGTTCAGACAAACTCCTTCCCTAGATAGGCTGCAAAATGGGAACAAGAATATTGAAAGACTCACCTTCTGAAGCGCGTCGCTGACGGCTCTCAGCAGGTTTTGGGAGTGGTTGAGGCACTGGAATATTCCTGGGCTTGGTGAGGCTGTGGGGAGGCTCCTGGCCCAAGTAAGGAGGTGCAGGTGGCTTAGGAGGACCAGGATGGTCACAAGGAGGAGGCCTGGAAAGGAAGCAAGGAGCAGGCTGAGCTTGTCAGCTTGGTTTGGCCTGCCTCTACCTTCCATCCATTCTGGTCATGTCCACCCGTCCACATCTTAACCGACAGCAAGCTCCCTCCGCCGTTTCCCATCTTCCTTCAACACCTGAGAAATGAATCAGGTTCTTGGAAGGCGGGGCTTTACCGTAGGGCCAGACGCCGGCTCCCTGAGAGGGCCCCCTAACGAGCTCAGACAAGGGTGCTGGATTCAGAGCTCACCCCGAAAAAGCCACTAATTCAccagcagggaaactgaggccaggaagTGAAGGGACTAGCCCAGGCTCGTGGCCCCGTGGTTTGGAAACAGTGGGGACGACAAAGCCTCCCTCTGAGGCTGGCTGGGATGTGCCCTCTTTTAGCCGTGGGACTgagggacccagagagagaaaggcagccCGTGGGGCCTCAGTTTCAAATCTGCGAAGTGGGCATGAGGAGAGCCCGCGAGGCGGTCGGTCTCCCGACGAGGAGGCGATGTCCTACGGAGCAGTCGTCCTGTCTTTCCCCTCCGCACGAGGCGGCGGACTGTGCTCCTGCCCCCGCGAgcgcccccgagcccccgcgTCCTCCCCCGGCACCGCCGAGCCCCCGCGTCCTGCCCCG from Vulpes vulpes isolate BD-2025 chromosome 3, VulVul3, whole genome shotgun sequence encodes:
- the IL12A gene encoding interleukin-12 subunit alpha isoform X1, whose amino-acid sequence is MEGRGRPNQADKLSLLLASFPGLLLVTILVLLSHLHLLTWARSLPTASPSPGIFQCLNHSQNLLRAVSDALQKARQTLELYSCTSEEIDHEDITKDKTSTVEACLPLELTMNESCLASREVSLITNGSCLASGKASFMTVLCLSSIYEDLKMYQMEFKAMNAKLLMDPKRQIFLDQNMLTAIDELLQALNFNSVTVPQKSSLEEPDFYKTKIKLCILLHAFRIRAVTIDRMMSYLNSS
- the IL12A gene encoding interleukin-12 subunit alpha isoform X2; translated protein: MCPPRGLLLVTILVLLSHLHLLTWARSLPTASPSPGIFQCLNHSQNLLRAVSDALQKARQTLELYSCTSEEIDHEDITKDKTSTVEACLPLELTMNESCLASREVSLITNGSCLASGKASFMTVLCLSSIYEDLKMYQMEFKAMNAKLLMDPKRQIFLDQNMLTAIDELLQALNFNSVTVPQKSSLEEPDFYKTKIKLCILLHAFRIRAVTIDRMMSYLNSS